One genomic window of Solea solea chromosome 12, fSolSol10.1, whole genome shotgun sequence includes the following:
- the nudt7 gene encoding peroxisomal coenzyme A diphosphatase NUDT7: MEKKEQLIANLKLFDSGNSASHLPDRPQASVLIPLLVKNGEVCTLMTLRSLEMRANAGDVCFPGGKRDPSDRDEVDTALREAEEEIGLPPDGVQVVCKLLPIINKRGLLVTPVVGFIEESFCPRPNPAEVSAVFTVPLDFFTTKQDHYDVHAPLGPQTWFYSFNFADPASGREYFIYGMTAVFAVMVACLGLRKNTEFVQDFDVEDLFSFFQLVLKRGISKL, translated from the exons ATGGAGAAGAAAGAACAGCTTATAGCCAATTTAAAGCTGTTTGACAGCGGTAACAGTGCGTCGCATCTGCCGGACCGGCCCCAAGCCTCGGTGTTGATTCCACTGTTGGTGAAGAATGGAGAGGTGTGCACACTGATGACCCTGCGTTCACTGGAG ATGAGGGCCAATGCTGGAGATGTGTGTTTCCCTGGAGGAAAGAGAGACCCCAGTGACAGAGATGAAGTCGACACAGCTCtgagagaagcagaggaggagataGGTCTACCACCTGATGGTGTTCAGGTGGTCTGTAAACTGTTGCCGATCATTAATAAG CGCGGTCTGCTGGTGACTCCGGTGGTTGGATTCATAGAGGAGTCGTTCTGTCCGCGTCCAAACCCAGCCGAGGTCAGTGCCGTGTTCACAGTCCCACTGGACTTCTTCACCACAAAGCAGGACCACTATGATGTCCACGCTCCTCTTGGGCCGCAGACctggttttattcatttaattttgcgGACCCCGCTTCAGGACGCGAATATTTCATATACGGTATGACggctgtgtttgctgtgatggTGGCATGCCTCGGTCTCAGGAAGAACACAGAGTTTGTTCAGGATTTTGACGTCGAggatctgttttctttctttcaactTGTTCTAAAGAGGGGAATTAGTAAACTGTGA
- the hprt1l gene encoding hypoxanthine phosphoribosyltransferase 1, like produces the protein MASYLQIADDEKGHELDLFCVPRHYESDLDKVIIPHGLIMDRTERLARDIIRDMGGHHIVALCVLKGGYKFFADLLDYIKALNQNSDKSVPLTVDFIRVKSYCNDKSTNSVKVIGGDELSNLSGKNVLIVEDIVETGRTMQTLLSLLSECNPKMVKVVSLLVKRTPRSSGYRPDYIGFEVPDAFLVGYALDYNEYFRDLSHICILNDQAKEKYKV, from the exons ATGGCGTCTTACCTTCAG ATCGCGGATGACGAGAAGGGACACGAGCTGGACCTTTTCTGTGTCCCTAGACATTATGAGAGCGATTTGGACAAGGTGATCATCCCCCATGGACTCATCATGGACAG AACCGAGCGTCTTGCCCGTGACATAATCCGGGACATGGGCGGACACCACATTGTGGCGCTGTGTGTGCTTAAAGGAGGCTACAAGTTCTTTGCAGACCTCCTGGACTACATTAAAGCGCTGAACCAGAACAGTGATAAATCAGTCCCGCTGACAGTGGATTTCATTAGGGTGAAGAGCTACTGC AATGACAAGTCAACGAACAGTGTCAAAGTCATAGGAGGGGATGAGCTGTCTAATCTCTCAGGCAAG AATGTTTTGATTGTTGAG GATATTGTTGAGACAGGAAGGACGATGCAGACACTACTTTCCCTGCTGAGTGAATGTAATCCCAAGATGGTTAAAGTTGTAAG TCTTCTGGTGAAGAGGACCCCGAGGAGTTCAGGGTACAGACCAGACT acaTCGGCTTTGAGGTACCAGATGCTTTTCTTGTAGGCTACGCTTTGGACTACAACGAGTACTTCAGAGACCTCAGT CACATCTGCATACTGAATGACCAAGCCAAGGAGAAGTACAAAGTGTGA